One Solidesulfovibrio fructosivorans JJ] genomic region harbors:
- the hemA gene encoding glutamyl-tRNA reductase yields MEHQIYLFGLNHKTAGVDVREAFALGDRPKLGELLVRGDARLREALVLSTCNRVEVVVADAPGRDVRPVVLDAWAEYCGQDQAALAPHLYEHQGLDAVEHLFCVASGLDSLVLGEPQILGQLKAAYRHAVSCNTAGVITNRLCHKAFSVAKKVRTATGIGASAVSISYAAVELAKRIFGEMAGKKAMLVGAGEMAELAALHLLNAGVSEILVANRTYARAEELAARFKGRPVAFEEFASRLPEVDIVISSTGAPHVILKARDMRGVLKARKHKPMFFIDIAVPRDIDPDVNSLDNVYLYDIDDLQEVVEENLAQRREEAARARDIIRLQVERFGEWLKSLDVKPTIVDLLQTGEDIARRELHKTLRRLGPDVSDETRRAIETLSLSISHKLLHEPIVFLKRRAREEKGDRFIDLTRRMYNLDREQTPDDAHADRKPPLGGEKTPNPDATDTSE; encoded by the coding sequence ATGGAGCATCAAATATACCTGTTCGGACTCAACCATAAGACCGCCGGCGTTGATGTCCGGGAGGCGTTCGCCCTGGGCGACCGCCCCAAACTCGGCGAACTTCTGGTGCGCGGCGACGCCCGCCTGCGCGAAGCCCTCGTGCTCTCCACCTGCAACCGGGTGGAGGTGGTCGTTGCCGACGCCCCCGGCCGCGACGTGAGGCCCGTCGTCCTCGACGCCTGGGCCGAATACTGCGGCCAGGATCAGGCCGCCCTCGCCCCGCACCTCTACGAGCACCAGGGCCTTGACGCCGTGGAGCACCTTTTCTGCGTGGCCTCGGGCCTGGATTCACTGGTCCTCGGCGAGCCGCAGATCCTGGGGCAGCTCAAGGCGGCCTACCGCCACGCCGTCAGTTGCAACACGGCGGGAGTGATCACCAACCGGCTGTGCCACAAAGCCTTTTCCGTGGCCAAAAAGGTGCGCACGGCCACGGGCATCGGCGCCAGCGCCGTTTCCATCAGCTATGCGGCGGTGGAGCTGGCCAAGCGCATTTTCGGGGAGATGGCCGGCAAGAAGGCCATGCTCGTGGGAGCCGGCGAAATGGCGGAGCTGGCGGCGCTGCATCTTCTCAACGCCGGCGTCTCCGAGATCCTGGTGGCCAACCGGACCTATGCCCGGGCCGAGGAGTTGGCGGCGCGGTTCAAGGGCCGTCCGGTGGCCTTCGAGGAGTTCGCGTCGCGCCTGCCCGAGGTGGACATCGTCATCAGCTCCACTGGCGCGCCCCATGTCATTTTGAAGGCCAGGGACATGCGGGGCGTGCTCAAGGCCCGCAAGCACAAGCCGATGTTTTTTATAGACATCGCCGTGCCGCGCGATATAGACCCCGACGTCAACAGTCTGGACAACGTGTATTTGTACGACATCGACGACCTCCAGGAAGTCGTGGAGGAAAACCTGGCCCAGCGTCGCGAGGAAGCGGCCCGGGCCCGCGACATCATCCGGCTCCAGGTGGAACGCTTCGGCGAATGGCTCAAGTCCCTGGACGTCAAGCCGACCATCGTGGACCTGCTGCAAACCGGGGAGGATATCGCCCGCCGGGAACTGCACAAGACCCTGCGCCGCCTGGGTCCGGACGTTTCCGACGAGACCCGCCGGGCCATCGAGACCCTGTCTTTGTCCATCAGCCACAAGCTCCTCCACGAACCCATCGTTTTTCTCAAACGCCGGGCCAGGGAAGAAAAGGGGGACAGGTTCATCGACCTCACCCGCCGCATGTACAACCTGGACCGCGAACAGACGCCGGACGACGCCCACGCGGACCGGAAACCGCCCCTGGGCGGGGAAAAGACCCCCAACCCCGATGCGACGGATACAAGCGAGTAA